Part of the Sorghum bicolor cultivar BTx623 chromosome 1, Sorghum_bicolor_NCBIv3, whole genome shotgun sequence genome, AACCTTCCTGAATAGAATTCAGGAAATGTACTTAGCACGTAGTTAGTATTATAAGGTTAGAAGAACAACACTTTCTATTAGATGGAATGCATGCTGACCTGATAGGTTTTCAAGAGATTTCTCCACTTGTCCTGAGCCATGAAACAACATAAGAGTATGATATTAGCTAATAGCATCTCAGAATAAATTTACTTCATTGTGCAATGTGTCACTAATCTACTTACCTTAAGATTTACTGCTGTCCTGATTGACCTTTTGAAAAAATTCTGCTTCAAATTGGTCCATCGTCCAACACCAAATTTAGAGACACCTTGCACCAGTCTCTCCACTTCTTTAGCAGTCCACCGGCTGTTGTTTTTCCTACTTGTGTAGAACATCGAATTCTGTCAAACAGCCAAAAGCTAGTCATTTGAATTCTCTCCCCTGAT contains:
- the LOC110434006 gene encoding telomere repeat-binding factor 4-like: MFYTSRKNNSRWTAKEVERLVQGVSKFGVGRWTNLKQNFFKRSIRTAVNLKDKWRNLLKTYQEGSQKTTQLHLEPSLVERIRKLAEKQQMQHI